The Stomoxys calcitrans chromosome 3, idStoCalc2.1, whole genome shotgun sequence genome includes a region encoding these proteins:
- the LOC131995670 gene encoding uncharacterized protein LOC131995670: MCDDAAADAAALLIIYTCFDIEHKKQEKKKIEKKRKRKWSEEWLLERKKHSHVATLKNMEMLTPRDYKNFLRMDVDTYEELLRWVTPAIKKEDTVMRDAITPNERLSATLRFLASGQSYEDLKFLTKISAQSLGGIILETSKAIIAALKPFIKMPRNSDEWKTIANDFENRWNFNHCVGAIDGKHVNIVKPSKSGSYFYNYKKNFSIVMMALVGANYEFLMVEVGINGRCSDAGVFAQSKLKQMYDDYGLNLPAPEMLPLTEDVVPYVIVGDDAFPLLENLMKPYSRHNLTEEEIIFNYRLSRARRIVENAFGILANRFRILHTTINLCPEKASIITLACCYLHNYLCFKNSNIYLKRSENEENLNLTDLEPIAHGNSSNNAKNVRHKLSNYFNSVGAVPWQYNAS, encoded by the exons ATGTGCGACGATGCAGCGGCTGATGCAGCTGCGCttttaattatatatacatGTTTCGACATAGAacataaaaaacaagaaaagaaaaaaatcgaaaaaaaaagaaaaagaaaatggagtgAAGAGTGGCTGCTCGAAAGAAAAAAGCATTCCCATGTAGCAACGCTCAAAAATATGGAAATGCTTACTCCAAgggattataaaaattttttacgcATGGATGTAGATACCTATGAAGAACTATTAAGGTGGGTAACGCCAGCAATAAAAAAGGAGGACACAGTGATGCGTGACGCTATTACGCCAAATGAAAGACTTTCAGCGACGTTACGCTTCCTTGCTTCTGGGCAAAGCTATGAGGACCTTAAATTTCTAACCAAAATATCGGCCCAAAGTCTTGGTGGAATCATATTGGAGACGTCGAAAGCTATTATTGCAGCACTAAAACCATTTATTAAG atgccACGCAACTCTGatgaatggaaaacaattgccAATGACTTCGAAAATAGATGGAATTTTAACCACTGCGTGGGAGCCATCGACGGAAAGCATGTGAATATAGTGAAACCGTCTAAATCTGGCTCGTACTTCTACAATTACAAGAAAAACTTCAGTATTGTGATGATGGCACTGGTGGGCGCAAATTATGAGTTTTTAATGGTCGAGGTTGGAATAAATGGAAGATGTTCAGATGCAGGTGTTTTTGCTCAGTCGAAGTTAAAGCAAATGTACGACGATTATGGATTGAATTTGCCAGCCCCGGAAATGTTACCGTTAACCGAAGATGTGGTTCCATATGTTATTGTTGGAGACGACGCCTTCCCACTTTTAGAGAACCTCATGAAGCCTTACAGTCGGCACAACTTAACAGAGGAGGAAATTATATTCAATTACCGACTATCGAGAGCTCGACGAATAGTGGAAAATGCGTTCGGAATTTTAGCGAACCGTTTTAGAATTCTGCACACAACAATTAATTTGTGCCCCGAAAAGGCTTCAATTATAACTCTTGCCTGCTGCTACTTGCATAATTACTtatgttttaaaaattcaaatatatacTTGAAACGCAGTGAGAATGAAGAGAATTTAAATTTGACTGACTTGGAACCAATTGCTCATGGTAATTCGTCAAATAACGCGAAAAATGTTCGGCACAAACTGAGCAACTATTTTAACAGCGTTGGTGCCGTACCCTGGCAGTACAATGCCTCCTAA